The Actinomadura graeca nucleotide sequence ACTTCGCCTACGCGCCCGGCATGAAGAAGGCGCTCCAGGCCAAGACCACCGGCCCCGCCGTCCCCGAGTGGAGCCACCTGCTGTCCCCGAACCCGTTCAGCACGGAGATCTTCCGCCGCGCGTTCGCGTTCACGGGCGAGATCATCGAGGCCGGGTACCCGCGCAACGACCTGATGCACAGCCCCGAGGCCGACGTCGTCGCCAAGGACGTCCGGGCGCGGCTCGGCATCCCCGAGGGCAAGAAGGTCGTGCTGTACGCGCCGACGTGGCGCGACGACCAGTACTACAGCAAGGGCCGCTACAAGTTCGACATGCGGCTCGACCTGGACCGCGCCCGCGACGCGCTCGGCGACGACCACGTGCTGCTCGTCCGGCTGCACACCAACGTCGTGGACGGCATCACCGAGGACGACGCCGGGTTCGTCCGGGACGTCTCGCTCTACCCCGACATCACCGAGCTGTACCTGATCGCCGACATGATGATCAGCGACTACTCGTCGGTGATGTTCGACTATGCCAACACCGGCCGCCCCATGCTGTTCTTCACCTATGATCTGGCCGACTACCGTGACCGGCTCCGCGGCTTCTACTTCGACTTCGAGGCCGAGGCGCCGGGGCCGCTGGTGGAGACCTCCGACGCGCTGATCGAGGCGATCCGCGACGTCGGGGCCGCCACCGCCGGCCACCGGGACCGCTACGAGGAGTTCGTGCACCGGTTCTGCCCCCTGGACGACGGGAACGCCGCCGCCCGCACCGTCGACCACGTCTTCCGATCATCGACCTGAACGGCGCCCCGCCATGACACTTCCGAAGGTCAGCGTCATCGTCCCCGTGTACAACTGCCGCGCGTCGGTGGAGGCCACGCTGCGTTCGGTGTTCGACCAGACGCTCGGCTCCGGGACGATCGAGGTGATCGCGGTGGACGACGGGTCCACCGACGGCAGCGGGGACGAGCTGGACCGGATCGCGGAGTCGCACGCCGGGCTCACGGTCCTGCGGCGGCCGAACTCCGGCGGGCCCGGCGCCCCGCGCAACGCGGCGATCGACCGCGCCCGCGGCGAGTACCTGTTCTTCCTGGACGCCGACGACCGCCTCGGCCCGGAGGCGCTGGAGCGCCTGTGCGCGATGGCCGACGAGAACGGCACCGACGTGGTCATCGGCAACTACGTCGGCGTCGGGCGGGGCGTGGCGCGGTTCGAGGAGAACGTCCCGCGGGTGACCGTGGACGACCCGGACTTCGACGTCTACGGCAGGTCGCTGACCGCGCACAAGCTGTTCCGCAGGGACCTGGTGGAGCGGCACGGGATCCGCTTCCCCGAGGGGATCCTCTCGGGCGAGGACAAGGTGTTCACCGGCCACGCCCTGCTGTGCTCGTCGGGCGTGTCGATCGTCGCCGACTACGACTGCTACTACCTCGTCGAACGCGAGGACGGCACCAGCATCATGCAGGCGGGCGGCGCCGCGCCCGCGGAGTACTACGCCAAGGCGGCCCGGCCGCTGCTCGAACAGGTCATGGCGCACACCAAGCCCGGGATGGTCCGCGACCGGATGCTGGTCCGGCATTTCCAGCGCGACGTCCTGCACCGGCTCAACGGCGCCTTCCTCGCGGCGTCCGCCGATGACCGGCGCGCGACGCGGGACGGGGTCCGCACCCTGTGCGAGGACTTCCTCACCCCGGCCGTGCTCATGCGGATGCCGCCCCGGTACCGGCTGCTCGCCCACTGCGCGCGCAGCGGCCACCAGGAGCTGCTCGGCAAGATCGTCGAGGCGGGACTGGCGGACGAGCCGGTCCCGGTCAAGGTGGACGGGGACCGCGCCTACGCCCTGTACCCGGGGTTCCGGGAGGCGGGCGCGGCCATCCCGGACGCCTACTTCGACGTCACCGACCGGCTGCGCGTCACGCGGAGCCTGACCGCGCTCGCCTGGGACGGCGACCGGCTGCGCGTCGGCGGCACCGTCGCGATCGACCGCGTCGGCACCGGCGACCGGACGGTCGCGATTCTGCTGCGCGACAAGAAGTCCGGCGCCGAGCACCGCGTGCCCTGCGAGCCTTCCGGCGGCGGCAACAGCGACGGCGACGGCGGTGACGGTGATGATCACGGCGGCGCGGGCTTCACGGTGGCCATCGACCCGGCGACGGCGGCGTCCGGCAAGCCGCTGCCCGCGGGCGCCTGGGACCTGCACGCCGAGGTGACGCACGACCGGCTGGCGAAGGAGGGGCGGCTCGGCGCCGACCGCGATCCGGAGATCGCCGCCCCGCCCGCCCGGTTCGTGGTGTCCGGGGACGGCCCGGGCGCGGCCGTCACCCCGTTCTTCACCCGCGGCTACGGCAATCTGACCCTGACCGTCACCCCCGGCCCCGGCGCGCTGGAGAAACTCCTGCGGGTCGAGGAGATCGGCTGGGACGGCGGGGCGCGCCTGCGGATCCGCGGCCACGTGCCCGTCTCGCCCGGTGCGGCCGAGCGCGTCGGCGTGGCCGTCCGGTTGAAGGCCCGGAGCGGCGGGGACACCAAGGACGCCGAGGTCGAGACCGTCCCGGGCGAGGGCCTTCTGGAGTTCACCGCGGTCGCCGACCTGCGGGGGCTGGCCGCCGGACGCTGGGACGTCCACCTGGAGTTCACGGTCGGCGAAGAGGCCGTCCGGATGCGGGTGCCCATCGCGGCGGCGCCGAAGGCCCCGGCCGTGCCGTGCGCGCCGCTCGGGCTGCGCCGCGCCTCGTTCTACCGGACGGGCGGCGGGAACCTCGCCGTCCACATCGTCCACGGGAGGGTCCCGGCCATCGCCCGGTCGGCGGGCCGCCGCCTCACCCGGAGGTAGCCGCCGTCTCCTTTCCGGTCGTGCCGGCCGCTCCGGCCTCGGCACCTTCCGGCGGCGCGGTCTCCGACGGCACGGTCTTGGGAGACGCGGCCTCGGGCGGCAGGGTCTCGGGGGGCACGGTCTCCGACGGCACGGCCGGGCGGGGCGGCGGGAGCAGCGCCAGGCCCAGCGCGACGCACGCGAACGGGACGGCGGGCAGCACGTAGCGGTAGTCGAAATCGGCGGTCGCGGCCGGGATCACCAGCAGCGCGAGGCTGGTCCCCCAGGGCAGCAGCGCGCCCGTCCCCCAGTGCCGGACGGGCCCGAGGACCCGCCACCTCCCCCCGGACCGG carries:
- a CDS encoding glycosyltransferase family 2 protein, producing the protein MTLPKVSVIVPVYNCRASVEATLRSVFDQTLGSGTIEVIAVDDGSTDGSGDELDRIAESHAGLTVLRRPNSGGPGAPRNAAIDRARGEYLFFLDADDRLGPEALERLCAMADENGTDVVIGNYVGVGRGVARFEENVPRVTVDDPDFDVYGRSLTAHKLFRRDLVERHGIRFPEGILSGEDKVFTGHALLCSSGVSIVADYDCYYLVEREDGTSIMQAGGAAPAEYYAKAARPLLEQVMAHTKPGMVRDRMLVRHFQRDVLHRLNGAFLAASADDRRATRDGVRTLCEDFLTPAVLMRMPPRYRLLAHCARSGHQELLGKIVEAGLADEPVPVKVDGDRAYALYPGFREAGAAIPDAYFDVTDRLRVTRSLTALAWDGDRLRVGGTVAIDRVGTGDRTVAILLRDKKSGAEHRVPCEPSGGGNSDGDGGDGDDHGGAGFTVAIDPATAASGKPLPAGAWDLHAEVTHDRLAKEGRLGADRDPEIAAPPARFVVSGDGPGAAVTPFFTRGYGNLTLTVTPGPGALEKLLRVEEIGWDGGARLRIRGHVPVSPGAAERVGVAVRLKARSGGDTKDAEVETVPGEGLLEFTAVADLRGLAAGRWDVHLEFTVGEEAVRMRVPIAAAPKAPAVPCAPLGLRRASFYRTGGGNLAVHIVHGRVPAIARSAGRRLTRR